In a single window of the Mycobacterium sp. 050128 genome:
- a CDS encoding esterase-like activity of phytase family protein translates to MRGRLLALAGVCLAWFLSGCDAARPSAPPGPPRPVLAYIGQAQVAFGTTFADTVIGGLSALSYDPERRLYYVISDDRSEKNPARFYSVQLSLSDKGIDGVSFTATHPLLDQSGQPFRPLAINTSPPVVPPDPEGIAFDRVRQRLYWSSEGERLTEGPVLLDPWVRTAGLDGAYLGQFTLPANLAMSAQQTGPRRNRALEGVTVTPDGRSVFASMEDPGYNDGPETGDGHRVLTRFTQFDVATGKPTAQYAYPMEPPAPPAEENGVSDLVALTDTTFLVIERSDSMPQTIRVYRAEIGSATNVLDMPSMTDVMLTPMTKSLAVDMTTTPGLWPLGNIEGITLGPKLADGRQSVVFVSDNNFSPRGITQFLMFAM, encoded by the coding sequence ATGCGGGGCCGGTTGCTGGCGCTGGCCGGGGTATGTCTTGCCTGGTTCCTCTCCGGTTGCGATGCCGCCCGCCCTTCGGCTCCGCCGGGCCCGCCGCGGCCGGTGTTGGCTTATATCGGCCAGGCACAGGTCGCCTTCGGCACGACCTTCGCGGACACCGTGATCGGCGGCTTGTCCGCACTCAGCTACGACCCGGAGCGCCGGCTCTACTACGTGATCAGCGACGACCGTTCGGAGAAAAACCCGGCCCGCTTCTACTCCGTGCAATTGTCGTTGTCGGACAAGGGAATTGACGGGGTCAGCTTCACCGCCACCCATCCACTGTTGGACCAGTCGGGCCAGCCGTTTCGGCCGCTGGCGATCAACACCTCGCCACCGGTGGTTCCTCCCGACCCGGAGGGCATCGCGTTCGACCGCGTCCGGCAACGGTTGTACTGGAGTTCGGAAGGCGAGCGGCTGACCGAGGGCCCGGTGCTGCTGGACCCGTGGGTCAGGACCGCGGGACTCGACGGTGCCTATCTGGGGCAGTTCACCTTGCCGGCCAATCTGGCCATGTCGGCGCAGCAGACCGGACCGCGGCGCAACCGGGCGCTCGAGGGTGTGACGGTGACGCCCGACGGCCGATCGGTGTTCGCCTCGATGGAGGACCCGGGCTACAACGACGGCCCCGAGACCGGCGACGGGCACCGGGTGCTGACCCGGTTCACCCAATTCGACGTCGCCACCGGAAAGCCCACCGCCCAGTACGCCTACCCGATGGAGCCGCCCGCACCGCCGGCCGAGGAGAACGGTGTCTCGGATCTGGTCGCGCTGACGGATACCACGTTTCTGGTGATCGAGCGGTCCGATTCCATGCCGCAGACCATCCGCGTCTACCGAGCCGAGATCGGTTCTGCCACAAACGTATTGGACATGCCGTCGATGACGGACGTGATGTTGACGCCGATGACGAAGTCGCTGGCCGTCGACATGACGACGACACCGGGCCTGTGGCCGCTGGGCAACATCGAAGGCATCACGCTTGGACCGAAATTGGCCGATGGCCGTCAATCGGTCGTATTCGTGAGCGACAACAACTTCTCACCCAGGGGGATCACTCAGTTCCTGATGTTCGCGATGTAG